A genomic segment from bacterium encodes:
- a CDS encoding winged helix-turn-helix transcriptional regulator produces MKQALKFFNALSEPTRLRITLLLMKHELCVCELESILGMEQSRISHALRVLWDAEVIVERREGRWVFYKASPELPRSLRDYLEEEAKKNSEVSTDSMRAADLLESNKPPGRRCPLREKP; encoded by the coding sequence ATGAAACAAGCACTCAAGTTTTTCAACGCTCTATCCGAGCCTACAAGGCTTCGTATCACGCTTTTGCTCATGAAGCATGAACTGTGCGTTTGCGAATTGGAATCAATATTAGGCATGGAACAGTCCAGAATCTCTCACGCCCTCAGGGTGTTGTGGGATGCCGAGGTCATCGTGGAGCGGCGCGAAGGAAGGTGGGTCTTTTACAAAGCATCACCCGAACTGCCGCGCTCGCTCCGAGACTACCTTGAGGAGGAAGCAAAGAAGAATTCGGAAGTCTCGACCGACAGTATGAGGGCGGCTGACCTTCTTGAATCTAACAAGCCCCCGGGCAGGCGTTGCCCGCTAAGGGAGAAGCCCTGA
- a CDS encoding DUF4388 domain-containing protein: MDMLLQDTFGEFDSTQRLKNLIQLICQLTGTYEVLLKAESGEEGILHCSNGTIRNAAYRNLSGMEALSIIIKWSKGKYWLEELPVLPVRTIHEPLEKVLSDAERIAASKANEIIVPATDLETSEGKLGQKDSSAKVTEKPISDERKEPATVIKTEKEEQKFVPLTKPEESRPLPASAESVASKDKFVKDDTILKELTSISGIKGIIMASMDGTLLKMHGTESGAGAAQLLALLGEALEQTGEVFEKGKLIHGSIEFADKKILLHPFQNNYIGSEIDLETSSQIVGSEIEKLLEKGKQL, translated from the coding sequence GTGGATATGTTGCTGCAGGATACTTTCGGGGAGTTCGACTCCACTCAGAGACTCAAAAATTTGATTCAGCTAATATGTCAACTGACAGGGACTTATGAAGTCTTACTGAAGGCGGAAAGCGGGGAAGAAGGAATACTGCATTGTTCCAACGGGACGATAAGGAATGCCGCATATCGAAATCTTTCGGGGATGGAAGCGCTATCAATAATAATAAAATGGTCCAAGGGTAAATACTGGCTTGAGGAACTGCCCGTACTGCCCGTAAGAACGATACATGAACCACTTGAGAAGGTGCTCTCCGATGCAGAAAGAATCGCAGCCTCTAAAGCAAACGAGATAATCGTCCCAGCAACCGATCTTGAGACATCCGAGGGAAAACTCGGCCAAAAGGATAGCTCTGCCAAGGTAACTGAAAAACCAATATCCGATGAGAGAAAAGAACCCGCTACGGTAATAAAAACTGAAAAGGAGGAGCAAAAATTCGTACCGCTCACAAAACCTGAAGAGAGTCGACCGCTTCCTGCCAGCGCTGAGTCCGTTGCTTCTAAGGATAAATTTGTCAAGGATGACACCATCCTGAAAGAATTAACCTCTATAAGCGGGATCAAAGGGATTATAATGGCTTCGATGGATGGGACACTTCTTAAAATGCATGGAACCGAATCCGGGGCTGGAGCGGCTCAACTGCTGGCTTTACTCGGTGAAGCATTGGAGCAGACCGGAGAGGTCTTTGAAAAGGGCAAGCTTATCCACGGTTCTATCGAGTTCGCCGACAAAAAAATTCTTCTCCATCCGTTCCAGAACAATTATATTGGCTCGGAGATTGATCTTGAAACCTCATCGCAGATTGTGGGCTCAGAGATAGAGAAACTTCTAGAAAAGGGAAAGCAGCTATGA
- a CDS encoding roadblock/LC7 domain-containing protein gives MKELLVSLHSVSGVEGTMLCDYDGNVVCHTFSDSVDEDAVSRIAYAFSLGIQGKWGKPQAIYGTFADGRIAVRIIEKGFLIVIGKITMKQLLLKAALDRAISRMEAEKPETKSVSGGERSLQVAAAKIRLDQAVIDSAIFDEWKKLSRKGSIVKQVEIKTHQGKASVFKIKTKKGLGDAIELNSTAIKELELAEGETIKVTPLLEIASEVEEFFG, from the coding sequence ATGAAGGAGCTTCTAGTCTCGCTTCATTCCGTTTCGGGCGTTGAAGGCACAATGCTTTGCGATTATGATGGCAATGTCGTTTGCCATACATTCTCCGATAGTGTAGACGAAGACGCTGTGTCGCGAATAGCGTACGCTTTCAGTCTTGGTATCCAGGGTAAATGGGGAAAACCTCAAGCCATATACGGGACTTTCGCGGACGGCAGAATAGCCGTAAGAATAATCGAAAAAGGTTTTTTGATAGTTATCGGCAAGATTACAATGAAGCAACTGCTTCTTAAAGCCGCTCTGGATCGCGCAATCTCACGTATGGAAGCCGAGAAACCCGAGACAAAATCCGTCAGCGGCGGCGAGAGAAGTCTACAGGTAGCGGCAGCTAAAATCAGACTCGATCAGGCTGTAATCGATTCAGCGATATTCGATGAATGGAAAAAGCTATCCAGGAAAGGATCCATCGTAAAACAGGTGGAGATAAAAACGCATCAAGGAAAAGCGTCCGTTTTCAAAATAAAAACAAAAAAAGGGCTTGGGGATGCAATTGAACTGAACAGCACGGCAATAAAAGAACTTGAACTCGCCGAGGGAGAAACCATCAAAGTCACGCCTTTGTTGGAGATAGCTTCTGAAGTAGAAGAGTTTTTCGGTTAA
- a CDS encoding NAD-dependent epimerase/dehydratase family protein — MKVLVTGANKFLGSHLVDRLVAENEEVIALDPTGGRGFITKLARIYRQDYSAATLEKIFEKERPDYVCHFSVDDTIATSFERPLENANHILSTLMLLELCKRYSIKRIIYASSTAVYGNPQYLPCDEVHPLHPVSPLGVTQQTIESYLYFYWVNFGLDHTILRNANVYGPRQSASREGGIVSVLIERMLRAQEVILNGDGMQERDFLFFSDFIDATVAALRLQERKTKRALPVDFVYNVGSGESVSINDLFSLLKDKIPYERKPVKGPQKPCEVYVMSLDSSRGMKALGWKPKISLDEGLDRTIFWFKKELKIK; from the coding sequence ATGAAAGTCCTCGTAACCGGGGCCAACAAATTTCTGGGTTCGCATCTCGTGGATAGATTGGTTGCTGAGAACGAAGAAGTAATTGCTCTTGATCCAACGGGAGGACGCGGATTTATCACAAAGCTTGCAAGGATATACCGGCAGGATTACTCCGCAGCAACTCTTGAAAAGATATTCGAGAAGGAACGACCCGACTACGTCTGTCACTTTTCGGTGGACGACACGATAGCGACTAGCTTCGAACGGCCTCTTGAAAACGCGAATCACATTCTGTCTACTCTCATGCTTCTTGAACTGTGCAAGCGCTACAGCATTAAAAGGATCATATACGCATCGTCGACAGCCGTTTACGGAAATCCTCAGTATCTTCCTTGCGACGAAGTTCATCCTCTTCATCCGGTTTCACCTTTAGGCGTAACTCAGCAGACGATAGAAAGCTATCTTTATTTTTACTGGGTTAATTTCGGCCTGGATCACACGATTTTGAGAAACGCAAATGTCTACGGTCCAAGGCAAAGCGCCAGCAGGGAAGGCGGAATAGTCTCCGTTCTTATCGAAAGGATGCTGCGCGCTCAGGAGGTAATATTAAACGGAGACGGAATGCAGGAGAGGGATTTTCTCTTCTTTTCGGATTTCATTGATGCAACGGTAGCCGCTCTGAGACTGCAGGAAAGAAAAACCAAGCGTGCGTTGCCCGTAGATTTTGTTTACAATGTGGGTTCTGGGGAGAGTGTTTCAATAAATGATCTGTTCAGCCTTCTCAAAGACAAAATACCTTACGAACGAAAGCCTGTGAAGGGACCACAAAAGCCATGCGAGGTCTATGTTATGAGTCTTGACTCCTCGCGAGGCATGAAAGCGCTTGGCTGGAAACCTAAGATTTCACTAGACGAGGGGCTTGATAGGACTATATTCTGGTTCAAAAAGGAGTTGAAGATTAAGTAG
- a CDS encoding terpene cyclase/mutase family protein — MNKALDWLLDESEPAARYRTLTWLLGRKETDKEIKKARERVKEDPSVQRIFAMQDEDGGFYGKGSLDPMVPLSDFGLPESDPGIQGAIELIYSRQTEDGGFKHYYGKKLPCTSAYSTGLLLALGEGKTERTQTAVRHLLSIQRKDGGWLHGLNTLPGGTKENLASCPHATLHALWAMSMDDELRGSRAANRALEFVLHHWETKLPIPDQPGMGFGIGSRFANLKYPLLGYHILAYASILAHYPRACKDKRLKDVSRTILAKRGNDGLFKAESFIKAFSDFEFGRKNQPSKWITLHALTVIKNVLGEEYL, encoded by the coding sequence ATGAACAAAGCTCTCGACTGGCTTCTTGACGAATCGGAGCCCGCGGCCCGCTACCGCACGCTCACATGGCTTCTGGGGCGCAAGGAAACGGACAAGGAAATCAAAAAGGCAAGAGAGAGGGTTAAGGAGGATCCATCCGTACAGAGGATATTCGCCATGCAGGATGAGGACGGCGGATTCTACGGCAAGGGAAGTCTCGATCCGATGGTTCCCCTCTCAGACTTCGGCTTACCCGAGAGCGACCCTGGGATTCAAGGAGCGATTGAATTGATTTACAGCCGCCAGACCGAGGACGGCGGATTCAAGCATTACTACGGCAAGAAGCTTCCATGTACGTCCGCCTACAGTACAGGTCTGCTTCTCGCATTAGGGGAGGGGAAGACCGAGCGCACTCAAACCGCCGTTCGCCATCTCCTCTCAATCCAGAGGAAGGATGGAGGCTGGCTGCACGGATTAAACACGCTTCCAGGCGGAACGAAGGAGAATCTGGCGTCCTGTCCTCACGCTACGCTGCATGCGCTCTGGGCGATGTCTATGGACGATGAGTTGAGAGGCTCAAGAGCGGCTAACCGTGCCCTTGAATTCGTACTTCATCATTGGGAGACAAAGCTGCCTATTCCCGACCAGCCAGGCATGGGATTCGGCATTGGCTCCCGCTTCGCGAATCTCAAGTACCCGCTACTTGGGTACCATATCCTTGCCTACGCCTCGATTCTGGCTCATTATCCCCGAGCTTGCAAGGACAAGCGCTTGAAGGACGTCTCTCGAACGATACTAGCAAAGAGGGGCAATGACGGTTTGTTCAAGGCAGAATCCTTTATAAAGGCCTTCAGCGATTTCGAGTTCGGCAGGAAAAACCAGCCATCGAAGTGGATCACCCTGCACGCCCTGACGGTAATTAAAAATGTACTCGGTGAGGAGTATTTGTGA
- a CDS encoding nucleotide-binding protein encodes MDLGNNSIPNIEKDFTEKAIDLHNQLVKFLEDKGLHKDAQTLSEITRPKNPWTTNLIPFVDSLYKFLSKVIIDLKQPSKADLISSKTDIEAVNKVFIVHGHDEANLLKLEDFLKDELHLDPVILFKKAGRSRFLLTKFEEEAKNARFAFIMMTPDDKVTTSKGKEYFQARPNVFFELGWFCEYLGQQNVCIIIKEGTEIHSDFGGVEIIWFKESVEEKFFKIKEELKATNLFNKIM; translated from the coding sequence TTGGATTTAGGCAATAATTCCATACCAAATATAGAAAAAGATTTTACTGAAAAGGCGATTGATTTACACAATCAGTTGGTTAAGTTTCTTGAAGATAAAGGACTCCATAAAGATGCTCAAACACTTAGTGAAATAACTCGGCCGAAGAATCCATGGACAACGAATCTGATTCCATTTGTTGATTCTCTTTATAAGTTTTTAAGCAAAGTAATAATAGACCTAAAACAGCCAAGTAAGGCAGACTTAATAAGCAGTAAAACTGATATTGAAGCTGTAAACAAAGTTTTCATCGTTCACGGCCATGACGAAGCCAATCTTTTAAAACTAGAAGATTTTCTAAAGGACGAACTCCACCTGGACCCAGTTATATTGTTCAAGAAGGCGGGGAGAAGCAGATTTTTGCTTACTAAGTTTGAAGAAGAAGCTAAGAACGCGCGATTCGCTTTTATTATGATGACTCCTGATGATAAAGTTACCACGTCGAAAGGGAAAGAGTATTTTCAGGCAAGGCCAAACGTTTTCTTTGAACTTGGGTGGTTTTGCGAATATTTGGGGCAACAAAACGTTTGCATAATTATTAAGGAAGGAACTGAAATCCATTCTGATTTTGGTGGTGTAGAGATAATCTGGTTCAAAGAATCAGTAGAGGAAAAGTTCTTTAAAATAAAAGAAGAACTAAAAGCTACGAATCTATTTAACAAGATAATGTAG
- the amrA gene encoding AmmeMemoRadiSam system protein A, with translation MIEEALTHEERAELLRIARRAIKEKLDDNFWNPERPLTARLAEKQGAFVTLHIRGMLRGCIGYIVGYKPLYLTVAEMARSAAFGDPRFPPLSPAEYPKIDIEITVLSPLRQIDNPSEVQVGKHGLLVRKGPYQGVLLPQVPVEEGWDRDTFLAHTCRKAGLPSSCWHDEDTELFVFSGEVFGE, from the coding sequence ATGATTGAAGAAGCTCTTACACACGAGGAACGCGCCGAACTTCTCCGTATTGCGCGCAGGGCTATAAAGGAAAAGCTGGATGACAACTTCTGGAATCCAGAGCGGCCCTTGACCGCCCGTCTTGCCGAGAAGCAGGGTGCGTTCGTTACCCTTCATATCCGCGGCATGCTTCGCGGATGCATAGGTTATATCGTTGGGTACAAGCCGCTCTATCTGACCGTTGCCGAGATGGCGCGTTCAGCCGCGTTCGGCGACCCGCGATTTCCACCTCTTTCGCCAGCCGAGTATCCGAAAATAGACATCGAAATCACCGTTCTTTCGCCTCTGCGTCAGATAGACAATCCTTCGGAAGTCCAGGTCGGCAAGCACGGACTCTTAGTACGCAAAGGTCCTTACCAGGGCGTCCTGCTCCCGCAGGTACCTGTCGAAGAGGGCTGGGACCGCGACACGTTTCTCGCCCACACCTGCCGCAAGGCAGGTCTGCCCTCCTCCTGCTGGCATGACGAGGACACCGAGCTGTTCGTCTTCTCGGGCGAGGTCTTCGGGGAGTAG
- the amrB gene encoding AmmeMemoRadiSam system protein B, giving the protein MKIRKPMWADQFYPSDPQEAQRMWSVFFERCATARIDEPVKGIQVPHAGWIYSGQAAAEAYNQLKNRSIESVVMIGPQHHVMVRSLQVFPEGVWNSPLGGLEVDSKISRRFLEFDKAFQVEISAHQAEHSLEVQIPPLASVLPHVKIVPILTPPYSGHANILADALIEIVGSNPDIIVLVSTDLYHGESYDECRKSDEKTISYVSNVDAEGLQGALGSGEAAACGGDGLVAFLKASASLGITKARLLAAYNSNDVTGMRSGYVVGYSAFAFTGA; this is encoded by the coding sequence ATGAAGATACGCAAGCCGATGTGGGCAGATCAATTTTATCCATCCGACCCCCAGGAGGCTCAGAGGATGTGGAGCGTTTTTTTTGAAAGATGCGCCACCGCCAGAATAGATGAACCCGTGAAAGGGATACAGGTACCGCATGCCGGATGGATATACTCGGGCCAGGCGGCTGCCGAGGCGTATAACCAACTGAAAAATCGTAGCATAGAATCGGTAGTGATGATTGGACCTCAGCATCATGTTATGGTTCGCTCCTTACAGGTCTTTCCAGAAGGTGTCTGGAACTCCCCTCTCGGCGGCCTCGAGGTCGACTCCAAAATCTCACGAAGATTTCTCGAATTCGACAAGGCTTTTCAGGTTGAGATAAGCGCTCACCAGGCCGAACATTCCCTCGAAGTCCAAATACCTCCTCTCGCATCCGTTCTTCCGCATGTCAAGATAGTTCCAATACTTACACCCCCTTACTCCGGGCATGCTAACATTCTTGCCGATGCTCTGATTGAAATCGTAGGCTCAAACCCTGACATTATTGTCCTTGTTTCAACCGACCTCTACCACGGCGAGTCGTACGATGAATGCAGGAAATCCGACGAGAAAACCATAAGTTACGTATCCAACGTCGATGCAGAAGGACTTCAAGGCGCTTTAGGTTCGGGCGAAGCCGCAGCATGCGGCGGTGACGGGCTTGTTGCCTTTCTTAAGGCTTCCGCAAGTCTTGGAATCACAAAGGCTCGACTTCTTGCAGCTTACAACTCGAACGACGTTACCGGAATGCGCTCAGGGTACGTGGTTGGCTATTCTGCATTCGCTTTTACAGGAGCATAA
- a CDS encoding tetratricopeptide repeat protein has product MNALKNSKDMAKKTPDMVGELIETGEFYILNQKYSEAVKVLKEARELDDSNPLLHYLYGLALEGTNDFEKAKREFRRALELDPDHTEAREHLDKLVGQ; this is encoded by the coding sequence TTGAACGCGTTAAAAAACTCTAAGGATATGGCAAAAAAAACACCCGATATGGTTGGCGAACTTATTGAAACCGGTGAGTTCTACATACTTAATCAGAAGTATTCCGAAGCGGTAAAGGTGCTTAAGGAGGCGCGCGAACTTGATGACTCCAACCCCCTTCTTCATTATCTTTATGGTCTTGCTCTTGAGGGCACGAACGATTTCGAGAAGGCGAAAAGAGAGTTCCGAAGGGCTTTGGAACTGGACCCCGACCACACGGAAGCCCGCGAACACCTTGATAAGCTTGTTGGACAGTAA
- a CDS encoding TrkA family potassium uptake protein, with protein sequence MSKKFAVIGLGKFGSAVARELAKRGYEVLACDHDSQKVEEIGNELSNAVELDATDAKSLRDAGVDEVDTALVSFGESIADSLLVTMLLKEIGVPEVIVKVTDEQHAKLLRRIGADKIVFPERDMAVRVVENLLSPHIFDVIELSEEYSLVEIAAPKETIGKKLVEIHLRKRFGVNVIAIKSKVPTISKKGLPDIEDKINIAPGAEDEIREGDTLVLIGRDEDIERVKKL encoded by the coding sequence ATGTCCAAAAAATTTGCCGTGATAGGCCTTGGCAAATTCGGTTCCGCCGTAGCCCGGGAGCTTGCGAAGAGAGGCTACGAGGTGCTTGCCTGCGACCATGACTCGCAAAAGGTAGAAGAAATCGGAAACGAGCTGTCCAACGCCGTCGAACTCGACGCTACTGATGCAAAATCCTTAAGAGATGCAGGGGTTGACGAAGTCGACACGGCGCTCGTAAGCTTCGGCGAGTCGATTGCCGACAGCCTGCTCGTAACCATGCTTCTCAAGGAGATCGGCGTTCCAGAGGTAATAGTAAAGGTTACGGACGAGCAGCATGCAAAGCTCTTGAGGCGAATCGGGGCAGATAAGATTGTTTTTCCCGAAAGGGATATGGCGGTAAGGGTCGTGGAAAACCTTCTCTCGCCGCACATATTCGATGTGATAGAGCTGAGTGAGGAGTACAGCCTGGTCGAGATAGCCGCGCCCAAGGAGACTATCGGGAAGAAGCTTGTCGAGATACACCTCCGCAAGCGATTCGGGGTCAACGTCATCGCGATAAAAAGCAAGGTTCCAACAATCTCCAAGAAGGGACTGCCCGATATCGAGGACAAGATAAACATTGCCCCTGGTGCGGAAGACGAGATAAGGGAAGGCGACACGCTTGTCTTAATAGGCCGAGACGAAGATATTGAACGCGTTAAAAAACTCTAA
- a CDS encoding Trk family potassium uptake protein yields MKKRTRLTPLQSVVLGFLLITILGAFLLTLPISNTKGVWQSFIDALFTSASCISTTGLVVQDTGSFYNLFGQIVMLIIFQIGGIGFMVFIVLIAYALNRKPNHVSKASFKESMAGAPIGNTKSFAKAVILFTLAFELGGALLLTLYWMSYYPLPRALWLGFFHSVSAFCTAGFGLFPDSLVSCQASVYVNLVEEVISIAGAVGFFVLFDMYRQSQKTIARKWPHRLSLHTKMVLTVTAVIVVIGTFVVFFSELGRSNLPIGRQLMNAFFQAVSAETTTGFNTVDVGGLMAPSLFFLMILMFIGASPGSTGGGIKTTTFGVIILFVLSLLKRSPDANIYKRRIPPELIDTSFAIASLSLLLVAIITLALVFTEKGTFMQILFEVISAFGNGGLSTGITANLTPVGRVLLSLTMFIGRIGPLAIGFSLLGEPKKVSFKFAREDIYVG; encoded by the coding sequence GTGAAAAAGCGCACCAGACTGACGCCCCTGCAATCGGTCGTCCTCGGCTTCCTCCTGATTACTATTCTGGGGGCTTTCCTTTTGACGTTGCCCATCTCGAACACCAAAGGCGTTTGGCAGTCTTTTATTGATGCGCTCTTTACTTCGGCATCCTGCATCTCGACGACCGGCCTTGTGGTGCAGGACACGGGCAGCTTTTACAATCTGTTCGGCCAGATAGTCATGCTTATTATCTTCCAGATAGGCGGCATAGGCTTCATGGTCTTCATTGTACTTATCGCCTATGCGTTGAACAGGAAACCGAATCACGTGAGCAAGGCAAGCTTCAAGGAATCCATGGCCGGGGCGCCGATAGGCAATACCAAGAGTTTTGCGAAAGCGGTAATACTCTTTACCCTTGCGTTTGAATTAGGCGGCGCCCTGCTCCTGACCCTTTACTGGATGTCTTACTATCCTCTTCCTCGCGCTCTGTGGCTCGGTTTCTTCCATTCCGTGTCGGCGTTCTGCACCGCCGGATTCGGACTTTTCCCGGACAGCCTTGTTTCGTGCCAGGCTAGCGTTTACGTAAACCTCGTTGAAGAAGTGATTTCCATTGCCGGCGCAGTCGGCTTCTTCGTCCTTTTCGACATGTACCGTCAATCCCAGAAAACCATAGCCAGGAAGTGGCCTCACAGGCTGTCGCTGCACACCAAGATGGTGCTTACGGTAACGGCGGTTATTGTCGTAATAGGCACCTTTGTTGTTTTCTTTTCGGAACTCGGAAGATCGAATCTCCCAATAGGCAGACAGCTTATGAACGCGTTCTTCCAGGCTGTGTCCGCTGAAACGACAACCGGATTCAATACCGTCGACGTCGGCGGCCTGATGGCCCCGAGTCTCTTCTTCCTCATGATACTCATGTTCATCGGCGCCTCACCGGGAAGCACCGGAGGAGGCATAAAGACCACGACCTTCGGGGTCATCATCCTTTTCGTTCTGTCACTTCTTAAGAGAAGCCCTGATGCCAACATATACAAAAGACGCATCCCTCCTGAGTTGATTGATACATCCTTCGCTATTGCGTCACTTTCTCTGCTGCTGGTCGCAATAATCACGCTCGCTCTGGTCTTTACGGAAAAAGGAACCTTTATGCAGATTCTTTTTGAAGTAATTTCAGCTTTCGGAAACGGCGGCTTGTCCACCGGAATTACCGCGAATCTTACCCCTGTAGGACGTGTCCTCCTCAGTCTGACCATGTTTATTGGCAGGATTGGGCCATTGGCAATAGGATTTTCGCTGCTTGGAGAGCCGAAAAAGGTTTCGTTCAAGTTTGCAAGGGAGGATATCTATGTCGGGTAG
- a CDS encoding Trk family potassium uptake protein translates to MEEMRMKGSAFKSFPLAGSLKVHSAVNPGALLLLGYAIMILTGTGLLSLPFASHGCSFIDALFTSTSATCVTGLIVKDTPVDFTLFGQIVILLLIQIGGLGYMTLSSAFFFLLGQKATLRHRLLMKESINFLSFGNLRRFAFTIIKVTLVVEALGALVLTFWFRFKYGMEWGQSAYYGIFHSISAFCNAGFSTFSDNLGRFTQDPVVGPVIAALIISGGLGFIVISDIYKRIKGENMRLASHTKLVLISTAVLICVGALIIGIAEWNGAFRDLPAGYKILNAFFASITPRTAGYNLAAVGGMRSYTLFFMMILMFIGASPGGTGGGVKTTSFSLLLAEVIRVLRGRSEIVMLKRSIKPEQVQRSITIVVLSALLVLTSTFLCVVFNGGKDISRSAFEVFSAFGTVGLSMGSKTSPVLSFAADFNTWGKMVLILTMFFGKVGTITIGSALFSGGSSTRVRPAKANIVVG, encoded by the coding sequence GTGGAAGAAATGAGAATGAAAGGATCGGCGTTCAAGAGCTTTCCGCTTGCCGGCTCCTTAAAGGTTCATTCGGCTGTTAACCCTGGCGCACTCCTTCTGCTGGGCTACGCCATAATGATACTCACGGGAACGGGTCTTCTGTCTCTCCCCTTTGCATCGCACGGGTGTTCGTTCATAGATGCCCTTTTTACGTCTACTTCGGCTACTTGCGTTACCGGACTCATCGTGAAGGATACGCCAGTCGACTTCACACTTTTCGGTCAGATTGTTATCCTCCTACTCATCCAGATTGGAGGCCTTGGCTACATGACCCTTTCATCCGCCTTCTTCTTTCTTCTGGGGCAGAAGGCGACCCTGCGCCACAGGCTTCTCATGAAGGAGTCCATAAACTTCCTATCCTTTGGAAACCTGAGACGCTTCGCATTTACCATCATTAAGGTCACCTTGGTCGTCGAAGCTCTAGGAGCGTTAGTTCTTACCTTCTGGTTCAGGTTCAAATACGGCATGGAGTGGGGACAGTCGGCATATTACGGTATTTTTCACTCGATTTCAGCTTTCTGCAACGCCGGATTCTCAACGTTTTCAGATAACCTTGGTCGTTTTACCCAGGACCCAGTTGTCGGCCCCGTGATAGCGGCTCTAATAATCTCTGGCGGTTTGGGGTTCATTGTTATAAGCGATATTTACAAACGCATAAAGGGCGAAAACATGAGACTTGCGTCGCACACAAAGCTTGTTTTGATATCCACTGCCGTACTCATATGCGTTGGAGCCCTCATCATCGGAATTGCCGAATGGAACGGCGCCTTCAGGGACCTCCCCGCAGGCTACAAGATACTAAATGCTTTTTTCGCCTCTATAACCCCGCGCACTGCCGGTTACAACCTCGCAGCCGTCGGCGGAATGCGCTCATATACCCTGTTTTTTATGATGATTCTCATGTTCATAGGCGCTTCGCCAGGTGGGACGGGCGGGGGCGTTAAGACGACCTCCTTTTCGCTTCTTTTGGCCGAGGTGATAAGGGTGCTTCGGGGCCGCAGCGAGATAGTTATGCTCAAGCGGAGTATAAAACCCGAACAGGTTCAGCGTTCCATAACCATAGTGGTACTTTCGGCACTCCTGGTATTGACATCAACATTCCTTTGCGTAGTATTTAACGGTGGAAAAGATATTTCACGCTCGGCGTTCGAGGTTTTCTCCGCCTTCGGAACCGTTGGCCTGTCCATGGGGTCAAAAACCTCGCCCGTTCTCTCTTTCGCCGCCGATTTCAACACCTGGGGCAAAATGGTATTGATATTAACCATGTTCTTCGGCAAAGTAGGAACAATAACTATTGGTTCGGCGCTCTTCTCAGGTGGAAGTTCCACCCGTGTAAGACCTGCAAAAGCCAATATAGTGGTAGGGTAG